One Pseudorasbora parva isolate DD20220531a chromosome 4, ASM2467924v1, whole genome shotgun sequence genomic region harbors:
- the slc29a4b gene encoding equilibrative nucleoside transporter 4: MYSEEWSRNRQGREKAVITNFSFSQLPEEEKRGWIKPHSDHDSEESIPDDRYHGIYFAMLLAGVGFLLPYNSFITDVDYLHRKFKGTSIVFDMSLTYILVALSAVILNNALVERLSLHTRICVGYLFALGPLVFVSVFDVWLELFDTRQSYVVTLAAIAIVAFGCTVQQSSFYGYTGMLPKRYTQGVMTGESTAGVIVSLSRIFTKLLVEDEKNNTIIFFLFSISIVTLCFLLHVVVRQTHFVRYHTDRARRSHCWLKGQINNVTTQKRSGYQIHYDSSAEEEDGVTSSTVDEADAVNLGNGSYGDGIYVRFDVPKPDTKRTWINVKELLGQRCAVARMIWPYMLSILVTYFITLCLFPGLESELRNDTLGEWLPILTMALFNMADFVGKILAACPYEWGGVQLLVCSCFRVLFLPLFVMCVSPVQHPLLGHPAWPCGLSVMLGISNGYLGSVPMIQAAGKVPLQHREVAGNTMTVSYMAGLMLGSAVSYSTYSLTSQAHATHPLKRNNTLTLHNYIPGH; encoded by the exons ACTCAGAGGAATCCATTCCTGATGATCGCTATCATGGCATCTATTTTGCCATGCTGTTGGCTGGTGTCGGCTTTCTACTGCCATACAATAGTTTCATCACTGATGTGGACTACCTCCACCGCAAATTTAAAG GTACCTCTATTGTGTTCGACATGAGTTTGACGTACATACTGGTGGCTCTCAGTGCTGTCATTCTGAACAACGCACTCGTGGAGAGACTGAGCTTACACACTCGCATCTGCGTGG GATATCTATTTGCATTGGGACCTTtggtgtttgtgagtgtgtttgacgtCTGGTTGGAGCTGTTTGACACTCGGCAGTCCTATGTTGTTACTCTGGCTGCAATTGCCATTGTTGCATTTGGATGCACAG TGCAGCAGTCCAGTTTCTATGGTTACACTGGGATGCTGCCCAAGAGGTACACACAGGGCGTGATGACTGGAGAGA GCACTGCAGGAGTTATTGTCTCTCTGAGTCGCATTTTTACAAAGCTGCTGGTGGAAGATGAGAAGAACAACACCATCATCTTCTTCCTGTTCTCTATCTCAATAGTGACACTCTGTTTTCTGTTACACGTGGTGGTGCGACAAACACACTTCGTCCGTTATCACACCGACAGAGCTCGCCGCAGCCACTGCTGGCTCAAAGGACAGATTAATAATGTTACAACACAAAAGCGCAGTGGCTATCAGATACATTATGACAGCAGTGCAGAGGAAGAG GATGGAGTGACGTCAAGCACAGTTGATGAGGCTGATGCAGTTAATCTGGGTAACGGTTCCTATGGAGATGGAATATACGTCCGATTTGATGTACCAAAACCAGACACCAAAAGGACCTGGATCAATGTGAAGG AGCTTCTGGGTCAGAGGTGTGCTGTTGCTCGGATGATCTGGCCCTATATGCTGTCCATCTTGGTGACATATTTCATCACACTGTGTCTGTTCCCTGGTTTGGAGTCAGAGTTGCGCAACGATACACTGGGAGAATGGCTGCCTATTCTCACCATGGCTCTGTTTAACATGGCAGACTTTGTGGGCAAG ATCTTAGCAGCGTGTCCATACGAGTGGGGCGGTGTGCAGCTGCTGGTGTGTTCGTGTTTTCGTGTTCTCTTCCTGCCCTTGTTTGTAATGTGCGTGTCTCCTGTGCAGCACCCCCTGCTGGGACACCCAGCTTGGCCCTGCGGCCTGTCCGTGATGTTGGGTATCAGTAACGGTTACCTTGGCTCTGTACCAATGATACAGGCGGCCGGCAAAGTGCCACTTCAGCATCGAGAAGTGGCGG gGAACACCATGACTGTATCATATATGGCTGGACTGATGCTCGGGTCTGCAGTGTCTTACTCAACATACAGCCTGACCTCACAGGCACACGCTACTCACCCGCTGAAACGCAACAACACACTCACATTACACAACTATATACCTGGCCACTGa